The Plasmodium gaboni strain SY75 chromosome 5, whole genome shotgun sequence nucleotide sequence TCAAGTTGATAATTGTTTGTTCCATAATCATTTTTCTCAACAAATTTTAAAACGTAATAAAAGAACTATCAAATCtaaaaaaatggaaaatCTTAAATTACACAAgaaagataataaaaagaaaaacaaatgTAATAAATCAGAAGGAGAAATGAAACCATGTCATATCAAGGAAGacataaaaaatgatatcAAAATTGAGGATCATATATttagaaaagaaaaaaaaaaaaaaaaacaaacaaacaaacaaaaatacaaaaatgaaaataaaaaaaataataaaaataataaaaataaaaaaaataataaaaataaaaaaaataataaaaataataaaagtaaaattAGTGATCCTATAAAAAgtcataaaaataaaattggGGGCCCTACCAATCCAAGTGCAAATAATGAACctacaaataataataataatattacaacTGTCACAACAGAATGTTTAAGTaatgaagatatattaaatacaTCTAATAAGGAGAATACTACGTTTATGAATACAGCCATATGGAATAATGAACATATACAACAAAATATACAACCAAATATACAACAAAATATACAACCAAATATACAACcaaatgaatataatgTGACCAATATTAATTCATCTTATTATAAATCCAATACAAAATGTTTTATGACATACCCTCCAAGTGCAGAAACAACAGTGGTTCCTCAAAAATGTAATAAGGAGGAAGAATGTCAAGATGCATATCCTGCTAATACAAACAACCCAACATCTTTAGATATATATAGCAATTCTACAACGTATGAGAACCAAAGGAAGAAAAAGAGAAACATTATTATTGAACAAGAATGTAATGAAGACATATCATCAAATAATGATcacaattatataatgaaaaaacaaaataatgatataattataaaagaagGAACAAATGAAAACTTATTGAAGACATATGAAGAAGTTGTAATTACTTATAgtaaaaatgaaaatatacaacataataatgatcatactaataaggaaaaaaatgaacaaataaataatctTAACAacattaataaaaatataaattctaataataatagtatgGAACCATTaaattataacaataaatGTTGTATGTCGAGTGAAATACAACAACTAGAACATAATCATCTGGATAATGAAAAgataaaagaaatgaagataaattataatgtgaaagataaaaaaaaagatataaacaaaaaagaaaataataatattaatataaataataatgatgatcatcatcatcatgATGAAATGTATCAAAATCATAATTGTTTGGACTCCAAAACAGATCGaacaaaaattaatagTTGTTATACACATCATGAATTACATTCTTTATctcttttaaaaaatcatgaatgcaaaaaaataaaattaccttattattgtattaaaatattacaaGGACATAAAGATGAAGTTTGGTATGTCAATGTATCGCCAAatggaaaatatatagCATCGTCAAGTAAAGATAAaagtatttttttatggAGAGGCATATATccttttaataaaataagagAATGGAATGGACATATTGATGGTGTTAGCTATATTATATGGAGTCATAATAGTAAATATTTAGTTTCAGGTTCTAATGAttcaaatattattatatggagtccaaaaagtaataaaaaaaaattaagtCTAAATATGCATAGTGGTCCTATTACATCTATCTGTTGGTCAAAAGATGATTCTATTATAGTATCATCAGcttttgataaaaaaattttctgtactaaattaaatgaagaattaaaaagtttttctattttatatgCATGGTCATTTAGTACGAGAATACaaaattttgtttttacAAATAATGATCAATATTTAATTGTTGTAGCGTCTGATAAAAATGTTAGAGTTATTGATtataatcaaaaaaaagaattatatatattaccTGAATTTGATACAATTACATCTGTATGTGCATCTAAATTGtataatcatatattaGTTAATATAGCAGATCAAAGACCAACAATCAAATTATGGGATGttaaatatagatatattattcaaacATATAGAGGTCATAAACAAGGTAGATTTATTGTGCATTCAACCTTTGGGGGTAAAAATGAAGATTATGTTATAAGTGGTAGCGAAGATAGcctaatatatatatggcATAAAACAAAAGGATATCTATTAGATGTCATAAATGGACATGCATCTACTGTTAGTATTGCTATATGGCCTTTATCTTATTCCAAATTCCCATATATGATTTCAGCATCTGATGATCACACATTGATGATTTGGAACGTACATCCTAAAATtaacaaaattaaaaaagaaaaaaaaaaggctagaaaaaaattcattCATCCATTCTTAAGAGAATTGACCAAATATAATTCAATCAAAAATTGAACATATTAAACGAGTGATACTTATCTATAACAACgtgtaatattatatgtacatcattatatatatatatatatgtatatgtatatacGTTCGTGATATTAATctgtaaaatatatttaaatacatctttatttttctcataccactatataatttaaatatattaatatttaatattatgtgatacatatttaaaataaaaaaaatgctCATATGATCAATGAAGCCTTGCCTTCGAAAGGAACACCCATGCTTTTTTCAATTACAATTACGttaatgataaaatattaaaaaggaatatgaaaaaatatatatatatatatatatatatgtgtacttttatatttatttatgtatgCATAATATAATTCTGTAGAACCTACTTTTTGTCCTTAATTCAAATTTAAAAACATTAATgatttaaaattttatttaaaaaaaaaaaaaaaaaaaaaaaaaaaaaaaaaaatcacataaatattaataaatacGATCACTAATTAAgattattttaatttacaaaaaataaaataaaataaatatataattgtatgtatatatatgaacaatataaatttaatttgttCTTATGTACactataaatatattatatatatatatatatatatatatatatatatatattaataaaaacattttttatatattatcacaatataaatatacaaaattagttaaattttttatgagcatatttatttatttgcTTGTCTAAACGTTTGgttgttttattttattttttttttaataaaagtttatcaatttattaaaaaaaaaaaaaaaaaaaaaaaaaaaaaaaagggCTCGTATTTAAGATCATATCagttcatattattttcgACTCATTACTATATTTctttgtaatttttttttggtttttcctcatataattatctccattatttttattatttgacATATATGTCAATTTAGGATTATTCTTATTACTTGAACatatatttgaattaaattcttgattattatttctgATGGGATAAAAGTTGACataattttcattataattattataactaTTATTGTAGACATAGTTTTTATTCTGAGAGAAATTATAACTTTGATTCATATTCATTTGATTGTTTTGTATTCTTTtgtattcatttttattaaaattattattatatactttattattcttattgtccatatgtttatttttgctaccatctttattttcatcattttttttatgaaacATTCTATTATTAGTATTAGGAAcattttgtattatatactTATTGGAATTTTCATTATTCTGTTTTTCTATCATTTTGTTATCAtaactattattatttatagtATTATGATTTGATTTGCTCCTAATATGTCCGCTTTctgtatttatattattttcgTAATGacatttttcattatctAAATGAACActactttttttaatcaCATTGTTGTTACAATTATTATCGTTTTTGTTGTTTTCATTGTTATTGAAGAGTTCTTTTTGTTCTTCATCATCTATGCATTcctttttttcatttacgtattcttttttttccttaacattgtttttttttctctgaatattttcatttttttcctgaacattttcatttttttcctgtacattttcatttttttcctgtacattttcatttttttcctgtacattttcatttttttcctgaacatttttatttttttcctgaacatttttatttttttcttcattcctttcatttttttcttcactcttttcatttttctctttaccattttcatttttttcttcacTCCTTTGATTTTTCTCTTTAccattttcatttttttcttcacTCCTTTGATTTTTCTCGTGACCATCTTCATTTTGTTCTTCACTCCtttcatttatattcattCTTACATTATTTTCCCCATCAgttttacttttattacCTACAAGaacattattatcatctcTGTTCATATTATGACCAATcacatatttaaaattatttttgttaaaatttctttgattatcataaatattGCTTTCATCATTCCTCTTATGGGTGTAGTAAATATCATCTTTCTTGTTTTGTTTGTCTTCTTGATTAGAATAAATCTTGTTTAAATTTTCTCTTTCATTTTTTGTGAGATTACCGATGTCATCCATTTTAGCATTATTTCTGGTTTCGTTCTGTGTGTTCATTATCTCATCTGTCATATAACCTTGTTTATAACAAAACGTGTTATTATTCATAGAGGAATCATCATTTCGTTTGTTATCTACAtttgatattttttcttgaaagttattttttttatgtgcACTATTGTGTGGGAAATGATCACTATATGAAACAACATTACAGAGGTCATTTGAAGATTGcaagttttttttttgttgtgtattttttttgtatgtTTTGGAATTATTTGCATAAGTATTATTAGAACAATTAATAtgattttttatattattatgatgataatttttGACATATTCGTTGTTAAAATTTTTGACATATTCGTTGTTAAAATTTTTGACATATTCATTGTTAAAATTTTTGGTACAATCACTGTTATAATTTTTGGCGCAATCATTGTTAAAATTTTTGGCATAATCattgttataatttttgatatattcattgttataatttttgatatattcATTGTTATAATTTCTGACATATTCattgttataattttttacatattcATTGTTATAATTCCTGATGGGATCAAAATTACAATTTCTCATATGttcataattataagatttcatattatcattattaaaattttttatgtttcCATTTggattattattaaaatttttggcattaaaatttttgttattattaaatgttttgacattattattattattgtaattcttttttagcatattttcatcattatttttttttttatcatttttgaaaatatcTGAATTGTTAGTAGGAATATTAACTGAATTATTAGTAGAAGAAATATCATGATTTTGTGAAGAAAGATTATCTGAATTATcatttgaaaaatattgatTATTGATATCAGCATTAAGTAAAGGATGTTTTTTGGCTAGTTTCCATGCAATTCTTTTTCCAGATGATATATTACgtaattcttttatatatggTTTGATTCCTTCAACTAATTTTGTTAATTCAGGTTCTGAAGCAACTGATAATGCTCTTTGAATAACATAATTTCCAAATGGGTCtaaaattatttgttttaatatatctttatcttttttcaatatttcatttattataagtTTTCTACATTTGTTGTTACCTATTATTAGACATTTCTCTACAACATTAGATGAAAATTTCTGAACAGCTAGTTCCTCAATATTTGGTAATAGCTTATTGGCTATTTCTAAATTTACTTTCTCATTTCCTAAATTAAGAATATATTGAACAACATAATTTCCGAATGCATCTTGTACTAAATCAAGGGCATTGTTAGAAATATTTCGTATGAACAGTTCCTATCAACaaaatatcaaaaaaaaaaaaaaaaaaaaaaaaaaagaaaatatatatatatatatatatatatatatatatattaatatatattaatatttatttatatttatatttatatttatttgcattttcatttttattcctttttgtcatatttttacatatacacatattatattaccTTTTGTGCATCGTTCGCAGAATCTATGCATCTCTGAATCACACAACATCCGTGTCTGTGCGTGGAAACTTCAACACAGTTATTTAAAATAGCTTCGTATATAAAATCGCACTGGTGACTTGTTAAGGTGATTAAACATTTCTGAACCACATGGTTTCCATTAATATCTTTAATCAAAGTAATTATTGAATTTTTTAGAGCCTttgttgtttttttaatttgaGAAGGTGTTTTAAtctaaaataaaaagaagaCAAGAATTattgtataaaaaaataagtatgtctttctattattttatataaagcataacttatataaaacaaataaacaaacaaaaaaacaaacatatacatacatatatacatacatacatacatacatatatatatatatatatatatatatatatatatatacatataccCATTAATGTTATTACCATTTCTATAAGCTTCTGAACTGTCCTAGTGCCATGAACACTTATGGAAGCATTTATTAATTGGTCTGACGATTTAtcaattattttttctatttgTTCAGATGTACATACTTCCATTAATTTTTGACATAAATAATTTCCAAACGGGTCTACCATCAATTCAATTATATGTTCAAGTGCTTcgttatatatttcttcaaTATGTTTTGGATTCTTTTTTTCTAGTATCCTTTGTAAAATCCTACAGCCCGTTTGATCCtatacacaaaaaaaatatatatatatatatatatatatatatatgtaagTAAGTAAGTACAATTCTATGTACACACGTAActatgtatgtatgtatatttttatttatttattcatattcACCTTGGCAATTTTGCAAATATTTCCAGTAAACGCTATTGGAGATAAATAATTTTCCTTGTTGTAGTTTGCTTTTTTGTTTTGTACTCCTCGCTTGTTCATATTTACATTGTTATGAGCATTTTCTTGTTCTGcgtttttttttatttcttcgTTGTTCATGTTATCATTCCctataaaaatgaaataaataaataaataaatataaatatatatatatatatatatatatatatacttacatataatatatatttatattttttttttttttttttttataatcaCCGTGATAGTAATACAACTGATTGGAACTATAGTTCATGTTGTCAGTGTTATATAAGTCAATAGAAGAGACAGGAAATAAAGGATATTCATTCAAATATTGATTACAGTAATATGTTTTTGATGCTGATGAATAACAATTTGAATTATATGTATTGTAGTAAGAAATGTTTTGTTGATAATCTGTAgtattatttaaattattattattattgtttgATAAATATCTTTGAATATTAAAATTGCTATTGGATAcataattaaaataattgaAGATTtgtgtattattattgGGACTCATGTgagaattattatttatattgtcACTGTTGAGATTTATTAAGTTATTTATATCGTTTGTATTATAtggaaatatattttttgaaagaatactattattattattgttattattattgctattattattgccattattattgatattattattattgttgaTAGTTGCAGTCGAAGGAATTATAGTGTTACAAGCtgatattttattttccgTTGAATTATAATTGGGTGGAATATTATCAATaggatatatattatgaatattatcatgataatatatttttggcgtatacatattatatttattataattatagaataatttatgattgttattattttcattgTAAGTATCAatagaattattattagtGTTATTCGGAATgatatgattataataggtattattattattattatttatattattattatttatattattattactattactattattatttataacatttCTATAATTAAATATCGGATATGTAGGAATAATACCAgaacaataataattataataatcataaggagacataatatatgattcatgattatataatatatttgaattatcattataattagGAGCATATgttgtattattatttatatttgtttgtgtgttattatatgtacattCATTTATTCTATTAATTTCATCGAGATATGTacaataattattatctttattatagcttaatgtatttatcataggataattatatatatatgtcatattattatttaataaatctttatttataaaataattataatttcctttataattacaattcatattattatttcctatattataagtattacaatttttttttaattcattatctaatatttcaaggaaattatttttttcattatgATGACCCATGCTTAATTCattatacatatttgtattattataataattataataataattactactactactggtactaatattattattactattattattattattattattatatatataattattatttaaatttttgGAACACATTCTTATTTGATTATTTAACATGTctttgttattattatttgtttgtgtattcattttattcttcattgaatttttcatattactacttttattatcacatttcatatttataatatcatatttttttgttttatcTCGTTGCTTCTCTATATAGCTACATTTTTTTCCACTACACTcaaatgtattattaatacTGTCATGTGTATTATTACAATCACCATATCCATTATCATCttcatttcttttatcATAAAAGTCACAAATATCATTATCTCTTTTTTCAAcattattatctatattgTCTATTTTGTCAGTATCgtcattttttttctttttcttattataaCTCTGGTTATCAATGTTAGACATATCTATATGTACCTtatccttttttatattttcatcatgtatatatttatcatcatcatttgtatatttatcatcatcatgtgtatatttatcatcatcatgtgtatatttatcatcatcatgtatatatttatcatcaccatgtgtatatttatcatcaccatgtgtatatttatcatcatcatttgtatatttatcatcatttatatattctccatcatttatatattttccatcgtcatttattttcttttcatctttttttttcccctcatttttatatttttccttgttaatttttgaaattttatttaacGCGTATTCTTTGCAAGCTTCACTTTCCTTCccttttatattttccatttttactacatataaaataaaatattttatacatacaaatatacatacatatatatatatatatatatatatatatatatttatatttatagacACACATACAAATCTTCCAGActtatatgtatataaaaaatttcCAAATATTCTTGTTAAATCTTTAATTCCtttaatatcttttttctttttttctttttttttttttttttttaaaaataaggaaaaaaaaaaaaaaaaaaaaaattcttttttttatttacaaaaacatttttataaaaaatatattcttcatattACGTAGCAAGGTAAAAATATACTGTCTAcatgtataaatataagtatatatatatatataaaatatatagaaatattaggtttatatttttcaattatgctttaataatattattataaaaagaatataacagcattaaaatatataatgtatgttaattattacataatatatatatatatatagaaaaaatcagtattcacaaaaaaaaaaaaaaaaaaaaaaataaagaatgAGGAAAAAATCAAAccttcaaaaaaaattatataatataaaaattgttatacatactatatttattataaaacaaactttctttttttatctttttttttttttttttttttttttttttttgtataacCAAAACgttttaaattaaaaaaatatattttttatatattaattattttaaaaaaaaaaaaaaaaaaaaaaaaaaaaaaaaaaataaatattttaaaatatagtttaaaaaatttattaaataaaaaatttatattatttatttatttatttttNNNNNNNNNNNNNNNNNNNNNNNNNNNNNNNNNNNNNNNNNNNNNNNNNNNNNNNNNNNNNNNNNNNNNNNNNNNNNNNNNNNNNNNNNNNNNNNNNNNNNNNNNNNNNNNNNNNNNNNNNNNNNNNNNNNNNNNNNNNNNNNNNNNNNNNNNNNNNNNNNNNNNNNNNNNNNNNNNNNNNNNNNNNNNNNNNNNNNNNNNNNNNNNNNNNNNNNNNNNNNNNNNNNNNNNNNNNNNNNNNNNNNNNNNNNNNNNNNNNNNNNNNNNNNNNNNNNNNNNNNNNNNNNNNNNNNNNNNNNNaaaaaaaaaaaaaaaaaaaaaaaaaaaaaaaaaaaaaaaaaaaaaaaaaaaaaaaaaaaaaaaaaaaaaaaaaaaaaaaaaaaaaaaaaaaaaaaaaaaatattataaaaaaaaaatttattaaaaaaaaaaatttttttttttatttttttttttttttttttttttttttttttttgtatgaCCAAAACGTATTAAattaacaaaatatatatcatatagataatactgttataacaaaaaaataataaataaataaataaataaataaatatatatatatatatatatatatatatatatatgtatataagtttatatatgcataatattatatatatatatgtatgtattatttttatattccaTTTACTTATGTTccataattataaataataataaaaaataaaataaataaataaataaatccATATATAGAAGATGTACTATTAAAAGTGCTGGTTTTAATTATGCTTAAAATGTGGTTATATATTGCTGGCTTCTTTTCTTAccacatatatataaatatatattataatttcctttttctttttttgtttttttttttttttttaaacattCATTTAAACCCTTattattgaaaataaaaacataaaaataaaattaaaataaaataaaaacaaatgtagatatacatatatataaatattacgtacttcaaaataaaaatattaaactaatacataaaatatgtacatagaaatgttattatatatatatatgtggatgtacatatatatgttattattcttataaatgatataatatatatatcatatgaatgtttatttgtataaaatatttcaagCATTCATTTACATATCTTATCCATGTATATAAaacttatttttttatatttcataaaCACATATTGACaagtaaaataaaaaataaagaaaaataaaagatatcaaataaataaaaatatagaaatgAAGAGAATGGAAAAGAAGAAATAGAAAAGGATAAAAATAAGGAAAGcaaagaaatatatttaatagacaatatgaaataattttcatttgtcttcttattcaaaaaaaaaaaataaaataaaaaaataaaaaataaaaaataaaaaaataaaaaaataaaaaataaaaaaaattaatgaaataaataaaattgaacatattatattatactttatatcttatatctgattttttttttttttgtggatatatagtaattataaggaaaaatacattttcgtcttttgttttaaatattatagatataatgcattcattttatattttagaaaatatatttattgtttGAGCTTAAActaaaaagaataaaaacGAAGAATTGCTAATAAGCCCACGTGcaattaaatatataaaaaatataatacatacatataatatatatatatatatatattatatatatgtatatgcAAATTATTAACGTGTTTA carries:
- a CDS encoding putative WD-repeat protein; translated protein: MNNTNINRREKRKRQEEIYNVIQKKIKNCNMLKYYQNENQNDYDFSSLMKKNIDINKNEQIYIKNVDKDEKICTYKNDNIEKDTYNFINNEYNDTTFLLYDEIGVHQNGNKNLKLQVHLKKYKEDDNFQHFIRKGLKRKNEKDLKMIDYKNYDKQNECNKIICEETRCEKKGSKKNQQEVSTCNEMNSLKNYKKKLAHPKKKKTNQKGNNVNDNNNDNNNDNYNNNCNNNDNYNNNNFNNNNSNNNLCNDNCHDNKAHSHMWEGLLKKDVLLLLIQAIKNMGYNKSAKYLELESGIELEQPIIKKIHKNILSGKWKNAIISLKKLNINKKLIKAISFLIYEQCFIEYLYEGKYFAALRCLRNKLQTCCFDEDTYHRLHQCTTFFMIINNNNDNFDNKYYCDDKYYCDNKYYCDNKYYCDDKYYCDDKYYCDNKYYCDDKYYCDNKYYCDDKDNYNIQYTCKEKYKNSRSILFEKINRLLPEHIIIPPRRLAILLHQSLKYQVDNCLFHNHFSQQILKRNKRTIKSKKMENLKLHKKDNKKKNKCNKSEGEMKPCHIKEDIKNDIKIEDHIFRKEKKKKKQTNKQKYKNENKKNNKNNKNKKNNKNKKNNKNNKSKISDPIKSHKNKIGGPTNPSANNEPTNNNNNITTVTTECLSNEDILNTSNKENTTFMNTAIWNNEHIQQNIQPNIQQNIQPNIQPNEYNVTNINSSYYKSNTKCFMTYPPSAETTVVPQKCNKEEECQDAYPANTNNPTSLDIYSNSTTYENQRKKKRNIIIEQECNEDISSNNDHNYIMKKQNNDIIIKEGTNENLLKTYEEVVITYSKNENIQHNNDHTNKEKNEQINNLNNINKNINSNNNSMEPLNYNNKCCMSSEIQQLEHNHLDNEKIKEMKINYNVKDKKKDINKKENNNININNNDDHHHHDEMYQNHNCLDSKTDRTKINSCYTHHELHSLSLLKNHECKKIKLPYYCIKILQGHKDEVWYVNVSPNGKYIASSSKDKSIFLWRGIYPFNKIREWNGHIDGVSYIIWSHNSKYLVSGSNDSNIIIWSPKSNKKKLSLNMHSGPITSICWSKDDSIIVSSAFDKKIFCTKLNEELKSFSILYAWSFSTRIQNFVFTNNDQYLIVVASDKNVRVIDYNQKKELYILPEFDTITSVCASKLYNHILVNIADQRPTIKLWDVKYRYIIQTYRGHKQGRFIVHSTFGGKNEDYVISGSEDSLIYIWHKTKGYLLDVINGHASTVSIAIWPLSYSKFPYMISASDDHTLMIWNVHPKINKIKKEKKKARKKFIHPFLRELTKYNSIKN
- a CDS encoding mRNA-binding protein PUF1 codes for the protein MENIKGKESEACKEYALNKISKINKEKYKNEGKKKDEKKINDDGKYINDGEYINDDKYTNDDDKYTHGDDKYTHGDDKYIHDDDKYTHDDDKYTHDDDKYTNDDDKYIHDENIKKDKVHIDMSNIDNQSYNKKKKKNDDTDKIDNIDNNVEKRDNDICDFYDKRNEDDNGYGDCNNTHDSINNTFECSGKKCSYIEKQRDKTKKYDIINMKCDNKSSNMKNSMKNKMNTQTNNNNKDMLNNQIRMCSKNLNNNYIYNNNNNNNSNNNISTSSSSNYYYNYYNNTNMYNELSMGHHNEKNNFLEILDNELKKNCNTYNIGNNNMNCNYKGNYNYFINKDLLNNNMTYIYNYPMINTLSYNKDNNYCTYLDEINRINECTYNNTQTNINNNTTYAPNYNDNSNILYNHESYIMSPYDYYNYYCSGIIPTYPIFNYRNVINNNSNSNNNINNNNINNNNNNTYYNHIIPNNTNNNSIDTYNENNNNHKLFYNYNKYNMYTPKIYYHDNIHNIYPIDNIPPNYNSTENKISACNTIIPSTATINNNNNINNNGNNNSNNNNNNNNSILSKNIFPYNTNDINNLINLNSDNINNNSHMSPNNNTQIFNYFNYVSNSNFNIQRYLSNNNNNNLNNTTDYQQNISYYNTYNSNCYSSASKTYYCNQYLNEYPLFPVSSIDLYNTDNMNYSSNQLYYYHGNDNMNNEEIKKNAEQENAHNNVNMNKRGVQNKKANYNKENYLSPIAFTGNICKIAKDQTGCRILQRILEKKNPKHIEEIYNEALEHIIELMVDPFGNYLCQKLMEVCTSEQIEKIIDKSSDQLINASISVHGTRTVQKLIEMIKTPSQIKKTTKALKNSIITLIKDINGNHVVQKCLITLTSHQCDFIYEAILNNCVEVSTHRHGCCVIQRCIDSANDAQKELFIRNISNNALDLVQDAFGNYVVQYILNLGNEKVNLEIANKLLPNIEELAVQKFSSNVVEKCLIIGNNKCRKLIINEILKKDKDILKQIILDPFGNYVIQRALSVASEPELTKLVEGIKPYIKELRNISSGKRIAWKLAKKHPLLNADINNQYFSNDNSDNLSSQNHDISSTNNSVNIPTNNSDIFKNDKKKNNDENMLKKNYNNNNNVKTFNNNKNFNAKNFNNNPNGNIKNFNNDNMKSYNYEHMRNCNFDPIRNYNNEYVKNYNNEYVRNYNNEYIKNYNNEYIKNYNNDYAKNFNNDCAKNYNSDCTKNFNNEYVKNFNNEYVKNFNNEYVKNYHHNNIKNHINCSNNTYANNSKTYKKNTQQKKNLQSSNDLCNVVSYSDHFPHNSAHKKNNFQEKISNVDNKRNDDSSMNNNTFCYKQGYMTDEIMNTQNETRNNAKMDDIGNLTKNERENLNKIYSNQEDKQNKKDDIYYTHKRNDESNIYDNQRNFNKNNFKYVIGHNMNRDDNNVLVGNKSKTDGENNVRMNINERSEEQNEDGHEKNQRSEEKNENGKEKNQRSEEKNENGKEKNEKSEEKNERNEEKNKNVQEKNKNVQEKNENVQEKNENVQEKNENVQEKNENVQEKNENIQRKKNNVKEKKEYVNEKKECIDDEEQKELFNNNENNKNDNNCNNNVIKKSSVHLDNEKCHYENNINTESGHIRSKSNHNTINNNSYDNKMIEKQNNENSNKYIIQNVPNTNNRMFHKKNDENKDGSKNKHMDNKNNKVYNNNFNKNEYKRIQNNQMNMNQSYNFSQNKNYVYNNSYNNYNENYVNFYPIRNNNQEFNSNICSSNKNNPKLTYMSNNKNNGDNYMRKNQKKITKKYSNESKII